Proteins from a genomic interval of Phenylobacterium sp. LH3H17:
- a CDS encoding VOC family protein, which translates to MRTGIDHLVSLVEDLERARAAARRLGFQITERGVHPGRGTVNSLIMLPDCYWELLALSEPRPQNLTYRNQLARRGGLAGCAFATDDLARSRARAALDGVRLGEGVEISRPVSFGDEEDVARFQIADARVAAPFEAFFFFCNQRTPDLVWRSEWLDHPNGAVAISALHVVFDEDEAVVRELAAMADGAVASKETGFVVTSSHLPRIHCLSPQNFQLMFPGSGPGPRNPHIAAMEVRVRDLRRTRDLLDRAGVPTQANADRVWVARPDLGEGLIVFAETP; encoded by the coding sequence ATGCGGACCGGCATCGATCATCTGGTTTCCCTCGTCGAGGACCTCGAGCGGGCCAGAGCCGCGGCGCGGCGCCTCGGCTTTCAGATCACTGAGCGGGGCGTCCATCCCGGGCGGGGCACCGTCAATTCGCTGATCATGCTTCCCGACTGCTACTGGGAGCTGCTGGCCCTGTCGGAGCCCCGCCCGCAGAACCTCACCTACCGCAACCAGCTGGCCCGTCGCGGCGGCCTGGCGGGATGCGCGTTCGCCACCGACGATCTGGCGCGCTCTCGCGCCAGGGCCGCGTTAGACGGTGTCCGACTGGGCGAGGGCGTGGAGATCAGTCGGCCGGTTTCGTTCGGAGATGAAGAAGATGTGGCCAGATTCCAGATCGCCGACGCGCGGGTCGCCGCACCGTTCGAGGCCTTCTTCTTCTTCTGCAACCAACGCACGCCGGACCTGGTCTGGCGCTCTGAGTGGCTCGACCACCCCAACGGCGCCGTCGCGATCAGCGCCCTCCATGTCGTATTCGACGAAGATGAGGCCGTAGTGCGGGAACTGGCGGCCATGGCCGATGGGGCCGTGGCGTCCAAGGAAACCGGGTTCGTGGTGACGTCCAGCCACCTCCCCCGAATTCATTGCCTATCGCCGCAGAATTTCCAGCTCATGTTCCCCGGATCGGGGCCCGGCCCGCGCAATCCCCACATCGCCGCGATGGAGGTAAGGGTTCGCGACCTTCGGCGGACCCGGGATCTGTTGGATCGGGCCGGCGTCCCGACGCAAGCGAATGCGGACCGCGTCTGGGTCGCTCGGCCCGACCTCGGCGAGGGTCTGATCGTCTTCGCCGAGACCCCTTAG
- a CDS encoding class I adenylate-forming enzyme family protein, protein MARLTNFGDIVAGDLNPPGMAVIDLRGGERCFTRGQIAADIAALADGLKHAGYARGDRIAIAAENSYEFVLAYLAVMRAGLVVVPINFKLPAETIAYILRDAGVVAVLVDRERRHLVPPGMMTYSIDATDPDAFRGIWGAGGGPAEPVETGEIAEILYTSGSTGRPKGVPLSHDGQIWALELHRTDAADETTIVVAPLYHMNGLFNVTLGLINSVPIVLMPRFDARDYLKAIAKYRCTKLSGIPTMFALAARELDLVSSLDLNCVRQITIASAPLTAALVERVSGLFPNAAIQNGYGSTEAGPSIFGDHPLGYPRPLLSLGHPLPMISWRLTGGPSEDQGVLELKTPALLEGYLNLPEASGERIHDGWYVTGDVLRRDAQGFFYFVGRADDMFVCGGENVYPGEVEKMLERHPGVHQAAVVPVEDEIKGQIPIAFIVPSPGQSPSAADLKAFALREGPAYSHPRAFEILDALPVAGTHKVDKMALVKAAEAVARRLER, encoded by the coding sequence ATGGCCCGACTGACCAATTTCGGCGATATCGTCGCCGGCGACCTGAACCCGCCAGGCATGGCCGTGATCGACCTGCGAGGCGGCGAGCGCTGCTTCACCCGCGGCCAGATCGCGGCCGACATAGCCGCGCTTGCAGACGGCCTGAAACATGCCGGCTACGCGCGTGGGGATCGCATCGCCATCGCCGCGGAAAACTCCTACGAGTTCGTGCTCGCCTATCTCGCCGTGATGCGCGCGGGCCTCGTCGTGGTCCCGATCAACTTCAAGCTTCCGGCCGAGACCATTGCATACATCCTCAGGGACGCCGGCGTTGTCGCCGTGCTCGTGGACCGGGAACGCCGCCACCTGGTCCCGCCGGGCATGATGACCTACTCCATCGACGCGACCGATCCCGACGCATTCCGTGGCATCTGGGGCGCGGGCGGCGGCCCGGCCGAGCCGGTCGAGACGGGTGAGATCGCCGAGATCCTCTACACCTCCGGCTCCACGGGCCGACCGAAAGGGGTGCCGCTTTCTCACGACGGCCAGATTTGGGCGCTTGAGCTTCACCGGACCGACGCCGCGGACGAAACGACGATCGTCGTGGCGCCGCTCTACCATATGAACGGGCTCTTCAACGTCACGTTGGGGCTGATCAACAGCGTGCCGATCGTGCTCATGCCGCGGTTCGACGCGCGCGACTATCTGAAGGCGATCGCCAAGTACCGCTGCACCAAGCTGAGCGGAATTCCGACGATGTTCGCCCTCGCGGCGCGAGAGCTCGATCTCGTATCGAGCCTTGATCTCAATTGCGTCCGCCAGATCACCATCGCCTCGGCGCCCTTGACCGCGGCCCTGGTGGAACGGGTGTCGGGACTCTTTCCCAACGCCGCCATCCAGAATGGATACGGCTCCACTGAGGCCGGGCCATCGATCTTCGGCGACCATCCTCTCGGTTACCCGCGACCGCTGCTCTCTCTGGGCCATCCACTTCCCATGATCAGCTGGCGTCTCACGGGCGGCCCGTCAGAGGACCAGGGGGTGCTTGAGCTGAAGACCCCGGCCTTGTTGGAGGGCTATCTCAATCTCCCGGAGGCCTCCGGAGAGCGGATTCATGACGGATGGTATGTGACCGGCGATGTCTTGCGCCGCGACGCCCAGGGCTTCTTCTACTTTGTCGGGCGGGCCGACGACATGTTCGTGTGCGGAGGAGAGAACGTCTATCCCGGTGAGGTCGAGAAGATGCTCGAGCGCCATCCTGGCGTTCATCAGGCCGCCGTCGTACCCGTGGAGGACGAGATCAAGGGCCAGATTCCGATCGCTTTCATTGTCCCCTCGCCAGGCCAGAGCCCCTCGGCGGCCGACCTGAAGGCCTTCGCCCTGAGGGAGGGACCCGCCTACAGCCATCCGCGCGCCTTCGAGATTCTCGACGCCCTGCCGGTCGCCGGCACGCACAAGGTCGACAAGATGGCGCTGGTGAAAGCCGCCGAGGCCGTGGCGCGCCGGCTCGAACGTTAG
- a CDS encoding YeiH family protein has product MIAAPRSRGVRASLSTVLGVVSIGALALSCPPLGRASGVPAPVIAVFGGMVLGALVSSPAFSRGLAVWSKAGLKTGVALMGAQVAWSELLLLGPLVAAASGVIVATSLAACAAVGFAAGLPIVEALICACAVSICGASAAIAAASVLPGGTETRRTTALVVVGVNILSTLAMVAYPYLAARLGLSDRQAGVFLGFSIHDVAQVVAAGASVSPSAATAAALTKVSRVLWLGPALMAVALAARRIGKPGGAPASMGVAAPPGFIWGFAALLAARNLELLPSGLLAAISELSKFLLLAAACAIGAQVSPREFLRLRAPLATTLIAGTGMIGAIGLAASLLLAR; this is encoded by the coding sequence TTGATCGCGGCCCCGCGATCGCGGGGGGTCAGGGCCAGTCTGTCCACCGTCCTTGGCGTCGTCTCCATCGGTGCGCTTGCGCTCTCGTGCCCGCCGCTGGGACGCGCCAGCGGAGTTCCGGCGCCGGTGATCGCGGTCTTCGGGGGAATGGTCCTCGGAGCGCTTGTGAGCTCTCCAGCCTTCAGCCGCGGTCTGGCGGTTTGGTCCAAGGCCGGACTGAAGACAGGCGTGGCCTTGATGGGCGCCCAGGTCGCCTGGAGCGAACTGCTCCTGCTTGGCCCCCTCGTCGCGGCGGCCAGCGGCGTCATCGTCGCCACAAGCCTGGCGGCCTGCGCCGCCGTCGGGTTCGCCGCAGGGCTTCCGATCGTGGAAGCGCTGATTTGCGCCTGCGCCGTCTCCATCTGCGGCGCCTCCGCGGCGATCGCGGCGGCCAGCGTCCTGCCCGGCGGGACTGAGACCCGGCGAACGACGGCCCTGGTGGTGGTCGGCGTGAACATACTCTCGACCCTCGCCATGGTGGCCTATCCCTATCTGGCGGCACGACTTGGCCTGTCGGACCGTCAGGCCGGCGTCTTCCTGGGATTTTCCATCCATGACGTCGCTCAGGTTGTCGCCGCCGGCGCATCGGTGTCGCCATCGGCGGCCACGGCGGCGGCGCTCACGAAGGTCTCCAGGGTGCTCTGGCTGGGTCCGGCGCTCATGGCCGTCGCCCTCGCCGCTCGCCGAATTGGCAAACCTGGTGGCGCCCCAGCAAGCATGGGTGTCGCAGCCCCGCCCGGCTTCATTTGGGGCTTCGCCGCCCTGCTTGCGGCTCGAAATCTCGAACTGCTGCCGTCGGGCCTCCTGGCCGCGATCTCCGAACTGTCAAAGTTCCTGCTCCTGGCGGCGGCGTGCGCAATCGGCGCGCAAGTGTCGCCGCGTGAATTCCTCCGGCTTCGGGCGCCTCTCGCGACGACCTTGATCGCGGGCACTGGAATGATCGGCGCCATCGGACTCGCCGCCAGCCTCCTGCTGGCGCGCTAG
- a CDS encoding RidA family protein — MTNPARTTIGSYERFPLCKAVKAAGLVFCSGQVPMTDDGEIVAGGIGPQARFVLEQLVETLKLAGSEPMDVVKVNIILADKRDFPEFNTIYREFFPVDPPARTSICATLLVDARIEIELIALAR; from the coding sequence ATGACCAACCCCGCACGGACGACGATTGGAAGCTATGAGCGCTTTCCGCTTTGCAAGGCGGTGAAGGCGGCGGGCTTGGTTTTCTGCTCCGGTCAGGTGCCGATGACGGATGACGGCGAGATCGTCGCCGGGGGCATTGGCCCGCAGGCGCGCTTCGTCCTGGAGCAACTCGTAGAGACCTTGAAGCTTGCCGGCAGCGAGCCGATGGACGTCGTCAAGGTGAACATCATCCTGGCCGACAAGCGTGATTTCCCGGAGTTCAACACGATCTACCGGGAATTCTTCCCCGTCGATCCTCCGGCCCGCACGAGCATTTGCGCCACCCTGCTGGTGGATGCGCGGATCGAAATCGAACTGATCGCGCTGGCGCGTTAG
- a CDS encoding zinc-binding dehydrogenase — protein MRATLTMGHGDRGQLRCVTDWETPVPASDEVLLRIAATAVNYHDIMTRRGMPGIKIGLPIITGSDIAGEIVALGSGVNDWSIGDRVLVDPVLRGGDRFGMIGETRHGGRAEFVAAPARQLIAVPDGVDLEAAASLPLAYGTAYRMLITQGGLAAGERVLVLGASGGVGAACVQLAKLFGAEVVACASSRSKVDRLAEIGADHCINYSERNFAEAVRELYGKPRVTGGGGVDVAVNFTGGDTWVDTQRCVRLGGRILTCGATAGFDVKTDMRFLWTFEHRFIGSNGWSPADLEALLDLIDQGRLRPVIDKILPLEDAGEAERMLEDREVFGKVLLKP, from the coding sequence ATGCGCGCGACGTTGACGATGGGCCACGGGGACCGCGGCCAACTTCGATGCGTCACCGATTGGGAGACGCCGGTCCCCGCGTCGGACGAGGTGCTCCTGCGGATCGCGGCGACCGCGGTCAACTATCACGACATCATGACCCGTCGCGGGATGCCCGGAATCAAGATCGGACTGCCGATCATCACGGGCTCGGATATCGCCGGCGAGATCGTCGCGCTGGGGTCCGGCGTCAACGACTGGTCCATCGGAGACCGGGTCCTGGTCGATCCGGTCCTGCGTGGCGGCGATCGTTTCGGGATGATCGGTGAGACCCGCCATGGCGGACGGGCCGAGTTCGTGGCGGCACCCGCCCGACAACTCATCGCTGTCCCCGACGGTGTCGATCTGGAGGCGGCCGCCTCGCTGCCCCTGGCCTATGGGACGGCCTATCGAATGCTGATCACCCAGGGCGGGCTGGCGGCCGGTGAGCGGGTGCTGGTGCTCGGCGCGAGCGGCGGCGTCGGGGCGGCCTGCGTCCAGCTGGCGAAGCTGTTCGGCGCCGAGGTGGTGGCCTGTGCGAGCTCTCGGTCAAAGGTCGATCGCCTCGCGGAGATTGGCGCCGACCATTGCATCAACTACAGCGAACGGAACTTCGCCGAGGCGGTGCGCGAGCTCTATGGCAAGCCGAGGGTGACGGGCGGCGGCGGCGTCGATGTCGCGGTCAATTTCACCGGCGGCGACACCTGGGTCGACACCCAAAGGTGCGTCCGCCTGGGCGGCAGGATCCTGACCTGCGGGGCGACGGCGGGGTTCGACGTCAAGACCGACATGCGGTTCCTGTGGACCTTCGAGCACCGGTTCATCGGCTCGAACGGTTGGTCTCCAGCCGACCTCGAAGCCCTGCTCGATCTCATCGATCAGGGAAGATTGCGGCCGGTAATCGACAAGATCCTGCCACTGGAGGACGCCGGCGAGGCCGAGCGCATGCTCGAGGACCGCGAGGTCTTCGGCAAGGTTCTTCTGAAGCCCTAA
- a CDS encoding AraC family transcriptional regulator has protein sequence MQSQRGQTSETATSGSADRRAARTNAPQSRETPPDILITDETLVGFDEASLERAIDDGAAGVPRAQSPGLDLRGAAGAPARGRPGGLRQFLTGDEGVGYWDFFRATDHLLVSVTDATYRESAWVTVAGDGYFKLRLLLSGELRDEGGSAVLKGPEAMLYLSPGESRGGYFIAPDIATRMLVLHFRRGFLTDHLGLEAGEAPAPLDGAFGSDQPNVSVNLSLTPDMLRAARSIIDSRHRLTRELRAPFLRSVCTEVLCLLISDLATRETARRATSRLSGKDINRVTEARDYLAQHFASPPRIPQLAAMVGVNQTKLKKGFRELFGETVYDYVIRCRMDQASELLLSKNYSVSEVAYLVGYEYPANFTSAFKRHFGELPKAWRAS, from the coding sequence ATGCAATCACAGCGCGGCCAGACTTCCGAAACCGCGACGTCCGGCTCGGCGGATCGGCGGGCGGCGAGGACCAACGCGCCCCAGTCCCGCGAAACACCACCCGATATTCTGATCACCGACGAGACCCTCGTCGGGTTCGATGAGGCGAGCCTGGAGCGCGCGATTGACGATGGCGCGGCCGGCGTCCCGCGAGCCCAATCGCCCGGTCTTGATCTCCGCGGCGCCGCCGGTGCGCCGGCAAGGGGCCGCCCGGGCGGCCTCAGGCAGTTTCTCACCGGCGACGAGGGCGTCGGATACTGGGACTTCTTTCGGGCGACAGACCACCTGCTCGTATCGGTGACGGACGCGACCTATCGGGAGTCTGCATGGGTCACGGTCGCCGGCGACGGCTATTTCAAGCTACGGCTGCTCCTCTCGGGCGAGTTGCGCGACGAGGGTGGAAGCGCGGTGCTCAAGGGCCCCGAGGCCATGCTCTATCTCTCTCCCGGCGAGAGCCGCGGGGGCTATTTCATCGCTCCGGACATCGCGACCCGCATGCTTGTGCTCCATTTCCGGCGCGGCTTTCTGACCGATCACCTGGGTCTGGAGGCCGGTGAGGCCCCTGCCCCGCTGGATGGCGCGTTCGGGTCAGACCAGCCAAATGTGTCGGTCAATCTCAGTCTGACGCCCGACATGCTTAGGGCCGCGCGCAGCATCATCGATTCCCGCCACCGGCTCACGCGCGAGCTCCGCGCGCCCTTCCTCCGCTCGGTCTGCACCGAGGTTCTCTGCCTCCTCATCAGCGATCTGGCGACCCGGGAAACGGCCCGGCGCGCCACGTCGCGGCTCAGCGGCAAGGACATCAATCGGGTGACGGAGGCCCGGGACTACCTGGCCCAGCACTTTGCCAGCCCCCCCCGTATCCCTCAGCTCGCCGCCATGGTCGGCGTCAATCAGACCAAGCTCAAAAAGGGGTTTCGCGAGCTCTTCGGCGAGACCGTCTATGACTACGTCATCCGGTGCCGGATGGATCAGGCGTCCGAACTGCTCTTGTCCAAGAATTACAGCGTCAGCGAGGTGGCCTATCTCGTGGGCTACGAGTACCCGGCGAATTTCACCTCAGCCTTCAAGCGGCACTTCGGGGAATTGCCGAAGGCGTGGCGGGCCTCCTGA
- a CDS encoding Lrp/AsnC family transcriptional regulator: protein MEKILDSQNRRILRELQNDATVPIAGLAERVGLSQTACWKRIKKLEALGVIDKRVALLDRHRLDMRLVVFVSIRTNSHDRGWIDQFGRGAAALPEVVEFYRMSGDTDYLLKVIVTDIAAYDRFYKRLILTASLADVSSSFAMEQIKFTTALPL from the coding sequence ATGGAGAAAATTCTAGATTCTCAAAATCGGCGAATTCTGCGCGAGCTTCAGAACGACGCGACGGTCCCCATCGCCGGCCTGGCGGAACGCGTCGGGCTATCCCAGACCGCCTGCTGGAAACGGATCAAGAAGCTCGAGGCCTTGGGCGTGATTGACAAGCGGGTGGCCCTGCTCGACCGCCACCGTCTCGACATGCGGCTCGTGGTTTTCGTATCCATCCGCACGAACAGCCATGACCGCGGCTGGATCGATCAGTTCGGACGAGGGGCCGCGGCGCTTCCCGAGGTGGTCGAGTTCTATAGGATGAGCGGGGACACCGACTATCTGCTGAAGGTCATCGTCACCGACATCGCCGCCTATGACCGGTTCTACAAGCGGCTGATCCTCACAGCTTCGCTCGCCGATGTCAGTTCGTCCTTCGCCATGGAGCAGATCAAGTTCACGACGGCGCTGCCCCTCTGA
- a CDS encoding DUF6356 family protein, giving the protein MFDQFTRHPHSVGETYAQHFRMACGFASAMILAGCACLVHAVLPFLFERTASDCVDRLHGVMKRRLAGGPATSTRR; this is encoded by the coding sequence ATGTTCGACCAATTCACCCGCCATCCCCACTCCGTTGGGGAAACCTACGCCCAACACTTCCGCATGGCCTGCGGCTTCGCGAGCGCGATGATCCTTGCGGGCTGCGCCTGCCTCGTTCATGCGGTCCTGCCCTTCCTGTTCGAGCGTACGGCGAGCGACTGCGTCGACCGCCTCCATGGCGTGATGAAGCGGCGACTGGCGGGTGGTCCCGCCACGAGCACCCGCCGTTGA
- a CDS encoding PaaI family thioesterase, protein MSRPALTQDQLQVDLDDSPFQRHLALEVVNADPERSTLAIRMPFSKVVERQAGTGQYHGGAIASLVDVTGDYALMMSLGSAVPTINFRVDYLRPAGGSEIVATALVRRAGRSIAVVDVDVVDAEGRLVAVGRGCYSTLAG, encoded by the coding sequence ATGAGCCGGCCAGCCCTCACTCAAGACCAGCTTCAGGTCGATCTCGACGACAGCCCGTTCCAGCGCCACCTCGCCCTGGAAGTCGTCAACGCCGATCCGGAGCGGTCGACGCTCGCCATCCGCATGCCCTTTTCCAAGGTGGTTGAGAGGCAGGCCGGGACGGGGCAGTACCATGGCGGCGCGATCGCCAGTCTGGTGGATGTTACGGGCGACTACGCGCTCATGATGTCCCTGGGATCGGCCGTGCCGACCATCAACTTCCGGGTTGACTATCTGCGGCCCGCCGGCGGGTCGGAAATCGTCGCGACGGCCCTGGTGCGTCGCGCGGGGCGATCTATCGCGGTCGTGGATGTCGACGTCGTGGATGCCGAGGGCCGCCTGGTCGCCGTAGGCCGGGGTTGCTACAGCACCTTGGCGGGCTAG